In a genomic window of Nocardia fluminea:
- a CDS encoding ABC transporter permease, with protein sequence MRGGGSRQVALLRYLLIRLLLILPTAWLLVTVVFFLMRVIGDPISAAMGGRLTQDQIEDRKEAAGLNRPILTQYWEYITGFLHGDFGRTQDNQAISDVVITYGAATFELVFWGLLVAFAVGVPLGRYAATHRDTPSDAFLRFSAVLAYAAPVFFVGMLLKLIFSVWLGWFPVGGRASTDVELALQHVSPKTNILIIDAILYGEPSYVLDVLEHAVLPAVALGLLTGGIFLRLVRVNLIQTLRSDFVEAARARGLSTRVVTGRHAVRNALIPIITVMGMCIAMMLGGAVLTETTFEWKGLGYQLAEYLRARDFIAVQGIVAFIALVVAVMSFVVDAVVALIDPRVRF encoded by the coding sequence GCTGGTGACAGTGGTGTTCTTCCTGATGCGGGTGATCGGTGACCCGATCAGCGCGGCCATGGGTGGCCGGCTGACCCAGGATCAGATCGAGGACCGTAAGGAAGCCGCAGGGCTCAATCGGCCCATCCTGACGCAGTATTGGGAGTACATCACCGGTTTTCTGCACGGTGACTTCGGGCGGACCCAGGACAACCAGGCGATCAGCGATGTGGTGATCACCTACGGTGCCGCCACCTTCGAGCTCGTCTTCTGGGGTCTGCTCGTGGCGTTCGCCGTCGGTGTTCCCCTGGGCAGATACGCCGCGACACACCGGGATACGCCCTCGGACGCGTTCCTGCGCTTCTCGGCGGTGCTGGCCTACGCGGCGCCGGTGTTCTTCGTGGGCATGCTGCTCAAGCTGATCTTCTCGGTGTGGCTGGGCTGGTTCCCGGTCGGCGGGCGGGCCAGCACCGACGTAGAGCTCGCGCTGCAACACGTCTCGCCCAAGACCAACATCCTGATCATCGATGCGATCCTCTACGGCGAACCGTCCTACGTGCTCGACGTCCTCGAGCACGCGGTGCTGCCCGCGGTGGCTCTCGGGCTGCTCACCGGCGGCATCTTCCTGCGGCTGGTGCGGGTGAACCTGATCCAGACGCTGCGCAGCGACTTCGTCGAGGCGGCACGGGCGCGTGGGCTGTCCACGCGAGTGGTCACCGGCAGGCACGCGGTGCGCAACGCGCTGATCCCGATCATCACGGTGATGGGCATGTGCATCGCGATGATGCTCGGCGGTGCGGTGCTCACCGAGACCACGTTCGAATGGAAAGGCCTCGGCTATCAGCTCGCCGAGTATCTGCGCGCCCGCGACTTCATCGCGGTACAGGGCATCGTGGCGTTCATCGCGCTGGTCGTCGCGGTGATGAGTTTCGTCGTCGACGCCGTCGTCGCGCTGATCGACCCGAGGGTGAGGTTCTAG
- a CDS encoding ABC transporter ATP-binding protein: protein MSEKTAALAVSGLSVTFSTDSGPVNAVRDVSYEVFPGEVLAIVGESGSGKSVSSRTAIGLLPHSASVRGLVTIGDRPVTSMTERQLTALRGGEVSMVFQEPARALDPLFTVGFQICEALRAHSGMGRKAAKAKAIGLLRLVGLPDPEQRVDYYPHQLSGGQKQRVMIAIAISCEPKVIIADEPTTALDVTVQAEILELLRDLRDRLGSAIVLITHNMGVVADLADRVVVMRAGEVVEQAPVHELFASPKAEYTRALLDAVPHLGAATVERPAIDRTVEPVLDVKDLVVTFPGPFGRPDFRAVDGVSLQIRPGETLGLVGESGSGKSTIGRCVAALQRPSEGHVLIRGQDIAELSQRKLRPIRRRFGFVFQDPAGSLNPRLTVGECVAEPLVVHGIGDKASVRARVRHLLDDVRLPAGTENRYPHELSGGQRQRASLARALVLDPDLLVADEPTSALDVSVQAAVLELFAELQRGCGWACLFISHDLAVVDQLADRIMVLREGSCVEEGDNEQILRNPRHEYTRRLVAAVPVPDPVEQRRRRAEIAATFATQLEQ from the coding sequence ATGAGTGAAAAGACTGCCGCACTGGCGGTTTCGGGGCTGTCGGTCACCTTCTCGACCGACAGCGGACCCGTGAACGCGGTGCGCGATGTGTCCTACGAGGTTTTCCCCGGTGAGGTGCTCGCCATCGTCGGCGAGTCCGGTTCGGGCAAATCGGTGAGTTCGCGCACCGCCATCGGGCTGCTGCCGCATTCCGCGTCGGTGCGCGGGCTGGTGACCATCGGGGACCGGCCGGTCACCTCGATGACCGAACGTCAGCTCACCGCGCTGCGCGGCGGCGAAGTGTCGATGGTGTTCCAGGAACCGGCGCGGGCGCTGGACCCACTGTTCACCGTCGGCTTCCAGATCTGCGAAGCGCTGCGCGCGCACAGCGGGATGGGCCGAAAAGCGGCCAAGGCCAAGGCGATCGGTCTCTTGCGCCTGGTCGGGCTCCCCGATCCCGAGCAGCGCGTCGACTACTACCCACACCAGCTCTCCGGCGGGCAGAAGCAGCGTGTGATGATCGCGATCGCCATCTCGTGTGAGCCGAAGGTGATCATCGCCGACGAACCGACCACCGCGCTCGATGTCACCGTGCAGGCCGAGATCCTGGAACTGCTGCGCGATCTGCGCGACCGGCTCGGCAGTGCGATCGTGCTGATCACCCACAACATGGGGGTGGTGGCGGACCTCGCGGACCGGGTGGTGGTGATGCGTGCCGGGGAGGTGGTCGAACAGGCGCCCGTGCACGAGCTGTTCGCCAGTCCCAAGGCCGAATACACCAGGGCGTTGCTCGATGCCGTGCCGCATCTCGGTGCGGCGACCGTCGAGCGGCCCGCGATCGACCGGACCGTGGAGCCGGTGCTCGATGTGAAGGATCTGGTCGTCACGTTCCCCGGGCCGTTCGGCCGGCCCGACTTCCGTGCCGTCGACGGCGTCAGCTTGCAGATCCGGCCGGGGGAGACCCTGGGACTGGTCGGCGAGTCGGGGTCGGGCAAGTCGACCATCGGGCGCTGTGTGGCCGCGCTGCAACGGCCGAGCGAGGGGCACGTGCTGATTCGCGGACAGGACATCGCGGAGCTGTCCCAGCGCAAGCTGCGCCCGATCCGGCGGCGGTTCGGGTTCGTCTTCCAGGACCCGGCCGGCTCGCTCAATCCGCGCCTGACCGTCGGCGAGTGTGTCGCCGAGCCCTTGGTCGTGCACGGCATCGGTGACAAGGCGAGCGTCCGCGCGCGAGTCAGGCACCTGCTCGACGACGTGCGGCTGCCCGCGGGCACCGAGAATCGGTACCCGCACGAACTGTCCGGCGGGCAGCGGCAGCGGGCCAGTCTGGCGCGGGCCCTCGTGCTCGACCCCGATCTGCTCGTCGCCGACGAGCCGACCAGCGCGCTCGACGTCTCGGTGCAGGCGGCGGTGCTCGAACTGTTCGCCGAACTCCAGCGAGGATGCGGTTGGGCGTGTCTGTTCATCAGCCACGACCTCGCCGTCGTCGACCAGCTCGCGGACCGGATCATGGTTCTGCGCGAGGGCTCCTGCGTCGAGGAGGGCGACAACGAACAGATCCTGCGGAACCCACGGCACGAGTACACCCGCCGCCTCGTCGCCGCCGTTCCGGTCCCCGACCCGGTGGAACAGCGGCGCCGCCGCGCCGAGATCGCCGCCACATTCGCCACTCAACTGGAACAATGA
- a CDS encoding MOSC domain-containing protein: MTRPVLRVGDTGRVEAVCVVHAEIEVRTRVGRSAIDKRPVEGRVAVAALGLAGDHVCDTAHHGGIDQAVYAYADEDARRWGGELDRELPAGWFGENLRLTGLPVSDAVLGARWTIGDTLLEVSAPRVPCATFQQWSGEQRWVKRFALRADTGAYFRVLTEGTIGAGDEVRVVHVPDHGITVRDLFTGADPARLERLRAEEPTISADVRMQIDRHTRTRTAVAVEVQA; this comes from the coding sequence ATGACCCGTCCGGTCCTGCGGGTCGGGGACACCGGCCGCGTCGAGGCCGTCTGCGTGGTGCACGCCGAGATCGAGGTGCGCACGCGCGTGGGCCGCAGCGCCATCGACAAGCGCCCGGTCGAGGGGCGGGTAGCGGTGGCCGCGCTCGGCCTAGCCGGTGATCACGTCTGCGACACCGCCCACCACGGCGGCATCGACCAGGCCGTGTACGCCTACGCCGACGAGGACGCCCGCCGCTGGGGCGGCGAACTCGACCGTGAGCTGCCCGCCGGCTGGTTCGGCGAGAACCTGCGCCTGACCGGCCTCCCGGTCAGCGACGCGGTGCTCGGCGCGCGGTGGACGATCGGCGACACCCTGCTCGAGGTCAGCGCGCCGCGGGTCCCCTGCGCGACCTTCCAGCAGTGGTCCGGCGAGCAGCGCTGGGTGAAACGCTTCGCCCTGCGCGCCGACACCGGCGCCTACTTCCGTGTCCTGACCGAGGGCACGATCGGCGCGGGTGACGAGGTCCGCGTCGTGCACGTCCCCGACCACGGCATCACCGTGCGCGACCTGTTCACCGGCGCCGACCCCGCCCGCCTCGAACGCCTGCGCGCGGAAGAACCGACGATCTCCGCCGACGTACGCATGCAGATCGACCGCCACACCCGAACCCGCACCGCCGTCGCCGTGGAGGTCCAGGCATGA
- a CDS encoding asparaginase, translated as MSVELVEVVRSGFRECVHRGSVVILDGFGTPTLELGEIHGPIFPRSTNKPMQALALLRNGFDPVDDDELAIATASHFGEPDHIALVRRLLDRFGFSAGDLACPPDLPFEERARAAAITGAGPSPLYMNCSGKHAAMLATCAINDWPRTGYLEIEHPLQQAVLATIADVTGEPETDLGIDGCGLPIVPVSLINLARAFAGFTTAESGTAPRRIADAVRANPRVISGTSGPDLLAMSTTPGLFCKIGADGMHAGALPDGRAFAYKIEDGHDRARMPLTLAILRELGVEWTDQHTQLAATAVFGGDARVGVIRAIPGVI; from the coding sequence ATGAGTGTCGAACTGGTCGAAGTCGTCCGTTCCGGCTTTCGTGAGTGCGTACATCGCGGCTCGGTCGTCATCCTCGACGGCTTCGGCACCCCCACCCTCGAACTCGGTGAGATCCACGGCCCGATCTTCCCGCGTTCCACCAACAAACCGATGCAGGCACTGGCCCTGCTGCGCAACGGTTTCGACCCCGTCGACGACGACGAACTCGCCATCGCCACCGCCTCCCATTTCGGCGAGCCCGACCACATCGCCCTCGTGCGCCGGCTGCTCGACCGTTTCGGCTTCTCCGCAGGCGACCTCGCCTGCCCACCCGACCTGCCCTTCGAGGAGCGGGCCCGCGCCGCCGCGATCACCGGCGCCGGCCCGAGCCCGCTGTACATGAACTGCTCCGGCAAACACGCCGCGATGCTGGCGACCTGCGCGATCAACGATTGGCCGCGCACCGGATACCTCGAGATCGAGCACCCGTTGCAGCAAGCGGTCCTGGCCACCATCGCCGACGTCACCGGCGAACCGGAGACCGATCTGGGCATCGACGGCTGCGGCCTGCCGATCGTGCCCGTCTCGCTGATCAACCTCGCGCGCGCCTTCGCCGGCTTCACCACGGCCGAGTCCGGCACCGCGCCGCGCCGGATCGCCGACGCCGTTCGGGCGAATCCACGAGTGATTTCCGGCACGAGCGGGCCGGATCTCCTTGCCATGTCGACGACCCCCGGACTGTTCTGCAAGATCGGCGCCGACGGCATGCACGCGGGTGCGCTACCCGACGGAAGGGCCTTCGCGTACAAGATCGAAGACGGTCACGATCGGGCCAGGATGCCTCTGACGCTGGCGATTCTGCGCGAACTCGGCGTCGAGTGGACCGATCAGCACACTCAGCTCGCGGCCACCGCGGTGTTCGGCGGCGACGCCAGAGTCGGTGTGATCCGCGCGATTCCGGGAGTCATCTGA
- a CDS encoding DUF3073 domain-containing protein — MGRGRAKAKQTKVARELKYSSAPTDFASLQRELSDSDASPYSQPRSSAVLSDEHDADESPSRWNDEDDGYDSWRR, encoded by the coding sequence ATGGGCCGTGGCCGGGCTAAGGCAAAGCAGACCAAAGTCGCACGTGAGCTCAAGTACAGCTCCGCGCCGACCGACTTCGCGAGCCTTCAGCGCGAGCTGTCGGATAGCGATGCTTCGCCCTACTCCCAACCGAGGAGTAGTGCAGTGCTGTCCGATGAGCATGATGCGGACGAGTCGCCGTCTCGTTGGAACGACGAGGACGACGGCTACGACAGCTGGCGCCGCTGA
- the purM gene encoding phosphoribosylformylglycinamidine cyclo-ligase, with amino-acid sequence MTEQTPSGAGASYAAAGVSIEAGDRAVELFGPLARKASRPEVQGGIGGFAGLFALKGGYREPLLAASTDGVGTKIAVAQALDKHDTVGLDLVAMVVDDLVVCGAEPLFLQDYIAIGKVIPEKVAELVSGIAEGCIKAGCALLGGETAEHPGLMDPDDYDLSATGVGVVEADAVLGPDRVRPGDVVIAMGSSGLHSNGYSLARKVLLDIDRMSLTGYVEEFGRTLGEELLEPTRIYAKDCLALIAETDVRTFSHVTGGGLAANLARVLPAGLVAELDRGTWNPAPVFKMIAQRGRVERIEMEKTFNMGVGMVAIVAPEDADRALAVLTARHIDCWTLGQVKKAADVEAPRAVLLGDHPRF; translated from the coding sequence ATGACTGAACAGACACCCAGCGGTGCAGGCGCTTCCTACGCTGCGGCGGGCGTGAGCATCGAAGCCGGTGACCGCGCCGTCGAATTGTTCGGACCATTGGCCAGGAAGGCCAGCCGACCCGAGGTGCAGGGCGGTATCGGCGGCTTCGCCGGGCTGTTCGCGCTCAAGGGCGGGTACCGGGAGCCGCTGCTCGCCGCCTCCACCGACGGCGTGGGCACCAAGATCGCCGTCGCCCAGGCGCTGGACAAGCACGACACCGTCGGCCTCGACCTGGTCGCCATGGTCGTCGACGACCTGGTGGTGTGTGGCGCCGAGCCGCTGTTCCTGCAGGACTACATCGCCATCGGCAAGGTCATCCCGGAGAAGGTCGCCGAGCTGGTCTCCGGCATCGCCGAGGGCTGCATCAAGGCCGGCTGCGCACTGCTCGGCGGTGAGACCGCCGAGCACCCGGGTCTGATGGATCCCGACGACTACGACCTGTCCGCCACCGGCGTCGGTGTCGTCGAGGCCGACGCGGTCCTCGGCCCCGACCGGGTGCGTCCCGGCGATGTCGTCATCGCCATGGGCTCCTCGGGCCTGCACTCCAACGGCTACAGCCTGGCGCGCAAGGTGCTGCTCGACATCGACCGCATGTCGCTCACCGGGTACGTCGAGGAGTTCGGCCGCACCCTCGGTGAGGAACTGCTCGAGCCGACCCGCATCTACGCCAAGGACTGCCTCGCACTGATCGCCGAAACCGATGTGCGCACCTTCTCGCACGTCACCGGTGGTGGCCTGGCCGCCAACCTGGCGCGCGTGCTGCCCGCGGGTCTGGTCGCCGAGCTGGATCGTGGCACCTGGAACCCGGCTCCGGTGTTCAAGATGATCGCCCAGCGCGGCCGCGTCGAGCGGATCGAGATGGAGAAGACGTTCAACATGGGCGTCGGCATGGTCGCGATCGTGGCGCCCGAGGATGCTGATCGTGCGCTGGCGGTGCTCACCGCCCGCCACATCGACTGCTGGACCCTGGGTCAGGTCAAGAAGGCCGCCGATGTCGAAGCGCCGCGTGCGGTGCTGCTGGGCGACCACCCCAGGTTCTGA
- a CDS encoding ABC transporter permease: protein MATAVQRRRLPGAELLSKTSGLQRVTLITGLVLVAVFVFVAAFAPLLAPYGLAQNSADDVAFVPQQGPSAEHWFGTSVRSEDVLSRVLFGARTALLVIAISVTLSLLIGVPLGLLSGFVGRWIDKTLVLIMDAVYAFPSLLLAIVVSIVVAGGTSSSLGGMLSAAIAITVVYVPQYFRVVRNATVAVKTEPYVDAARVTGASTTRIMFRHILSNVTGSLPVIVTINAADAILTLAALGFLGFGIEPTQAAEWGYDLNKALNDVSNGIWWTSIFPGTAIVLVVLGMTLVGESLDETLNPLLRTRRAVTSADKETVDE, encoded by the coding sequence ATGGCCACCGCTGTGCAACGCCGGCGTCTGCCCGGCGCCGAACTGCTGTCGAAAACCTCGGGGCTGCAACGGGTCACCCTGATCACCGGGCTGGTGCTGGTCGCTGTGTTCGTGTTCGTGGCGGCGTTCGCGCCGTTGCTCGCGCCCTACGGGCTGGCCCAGAACTCCGCTGACGATGTGGCTTTCGTGCCGCAGCAGGGTCCTTCGGCCGAGCACTGGTTCGGTACTTCGGTGCGCAGCGAGGACGTGCTCTCGCGCGTGCTGTTCGGTGCGCGCACCGCGCTGCTGGTGATCGCGATCTCGGTGACGCTGTCGCTGCTGATCGGCGTGCCGCTGGGACTGCTGTCGGGATTCGTCGGGCGCTGGATCGACAAGACGCTGGTGCTGATCATGGACGCCGTCTACGCGTTCCCGTCGCTGCTGCTGGCCATCGTGGTGTCGATCGTCGTCGCGGGTGGCACGTCGAGCAGTCTCGGCGGCATGCTGTCGGCGGCCATCGCGATCACGGTTGTCTATGTGCCGCAGTACTTCCGGGTGGTGCGCAACGCCACGGTCGCGGTGAAGACCGAGCCGTACGTGGACGCCGCCCGGGTCACGGGCGCATCGACGACGCGAATCATGTTCCGCCACATCCTGTCCAACGTCACCGGCTCGCTGCCGGTGATCGTCACGATCAATGCCGCCGACGCCATCCTCACCCTCGCCGCGCTCGGCTTCCTCGGGTTCGGCATCGAACCCACCCAGGCCGCCGAGTGGGGCTACGACCTGAACAAGGCGCTCAACGATGTCTCCAACGGCATCTGGTGGACCTCGATCTTCCCCGGCACCGCGATCGTGCTGGTGGTGCTCGGGATGACGCTGGTCGGCGAAAGCCTCGACGAGACGCTGAACCCGTTGCTGCGCACCCGGCGTGCGGTCACCTCGGCAGACAAGGAAACAGTCGATGAGTGA